Proteins co-encoded in one Acipenser ruthenus chromosome 3, fAciRut3.2 maternal haplotype, whole genome shotgun sequence genomic window:
- the LOC117395038 gene encoding uncharacterized protein LOC117395038 codes for MASAGNVNYSLAADSGSNIISMFIQGDVTGDINMPVEIKLSDDQLREFTQGLGQQNVILLNASKSQDLESKVEENQRLLRQISQFLQSNPVLTSPIQEYAQQNKGLVKDLSYQLDEGGEEDSRQLKQFIKKTLEEIRPENSPSREKLIHGFWAVVTVAVALTTYFYSKLRTRKVQLKYVGEPQQQVVQEEDKDEEDALRVACSSQSQKSVAYYK; via the exons ATGGCGAGTG cgGGTAATGTGAACTATTCTCTGGCTGCAGACAGTGGAAGCAACATCATTTCCATGTTTATCCAGGGGGATGTAACTGGTGATATTAACATGCCTGTGGAAATAAAACTTTCAG ATGATCAACTTCGAGAATTCACTCAAGGTTTAGGACAACAGAATGTCATACTGCTTAACGCTTCGAAAAGCCAAG ATCTGGAGTCAAAGGTGGAAGAGAATCAACGTCTACTACGACAAATTTCACAATTTCTACAAA GCAATCCGGTTTTAACATCACCAATTCAGGAATACGCTCAACAAAATAAAGGACTTGTTAAAGATTTAAGCTATCAACTTGACGAAGGAGGAG AGGAAGACTCTCGACAATTAAAGCAATTCATTAAAAAGACACTTGAAGAAATACGGCCAG AAAACTCACCATCAAGAGAGAAGCTCATCCACGGTTTCTGGGCTGTCGTGACTGTAGCTGTCGCACTAACTACCTATTTTTATAGCAAGCTGAGGACAA GAAAAGTGCAATTAAAATATGTTGGGGAACCTCAACAACAAGTAGTCCAAGAAGAAGATAAAGATGAAGAAGATGCCCTAAGAGTGGCCTGTTCCAGTCAAAGCCAGAAATCGGTGGCCTACTATAAATGA